In Sphingobacteriaceae bacterium, the following proteins share a genomic window:
- a CDS encoding response regulator → MAGKIFKIIIVDDDLDDHYLIKDAFKQLRYPFEIIAAYNGLELLEYFEAHANQGTKEYIDFIVMDINMPTMNGITALTRVKQNECLKTIPVFMLSTTREDSAYKECMKMGAVDFYTKPNNSADLKKILIDMFEKVSVISGF, encoded by the coding sequence ATGGCTGGAAAAATCTTTAAAATAATCATTGTAGACGACGATCTTGACGATCATTATTTAATTAAGGATGCTTTTAAACAATTAAGATATCCCTTTGAGATCATTGCAGCATATAATGGATTAGAGCTTCTCGAATATTTTGAGGCTCACGCAAACCAGGGCACCAAAGAATACATCGATTTTATTGTGATGGATATTAATATGCCCACCATGAACGGTATTACCGCACTAACACGCGTGAAACAGAATGAATGCCTGAAAACTATCCCGGTATTTATGTTATCCACTACACGCGAGGATTCAGCGTACAAAGAATGTATGAAAATGGGCGCCGTAGATTTTTATACAAAACCAAACAACAGCGCCGATCTTAAAAAAATTCTTATTGATATGTTTGAAAAAGTTTCCGTGATAAGCGGATTTTAA